The Vigna unguiculata cultivar IT97K-499-35 chromosome 1, ASM411807v1, whole genome shotgun sequence nucleotide sequence CagtctgaggatgatatgcCAAGCTCATTCTCAGCTGCGTGCCTAAGGCATTCTGCAAAGACTGCCAAAACCTGGAAGTGAACCTCAGATCCCTATCTGACACAATACTCGCTGGCACACCATGAAGTCTAACGATCTCCCTGACATATAACTCTGCCAGCTTATCCAATGACATCTTCTGATTGATTGGTAGGAAATGAGCACACTTCGTCAATCTGTCTACAATAACCCAGATCGAGTCATGTCCTCTCACAAACCGTGGCAAGTGCATgacaaaatccatggaaatgctgtcccatttccactagGGAATGTCAAGAGGCTCCAACGTACCACCCGGTCTCTGGTGCTCAATTTTCGCCTTCTGGCATACTAAACAAGAGGCAACATAGTCGGCCACATCAGTCTTCATACCCGTCCACCAGAACGTCGCTTTCAAgtccttatacatcttagtcatacctggatgtatgctaagacgactcttatgcccttcatccaagagcatCTTTCTCAAAACCCGACTGCGAGGTACACACACCCTCTCTCTGAATCTCAGGATACCATCTATGCCCATCCTGAAGTCTTTTCTCTTCTCGGTACCTAACTCACTCACAATCTGTTGCAGTTCTTGATCTTTACCCTGTTCCTCCCTGACCTTATCCAAGAACTCATTAGTGATTTGTAACATGCTGCACCGTATGTGATCAACACCTGTGTATAGGTTCAAGTTCATATCTCGCAGTTTCTCTATAAGCTCCAATTCTTTCATCATCATAGCTCCAAATCATGTGTGGGGTAGTTCTTTTCGTGTACTTTCAACTGGCGAGATGCATAAGCAACAGGTCGtttctcctgcatcaacacacacCCCAAACCCTAGTATGAAGCATCGTAGTACACCTCAAACATCTTGGCTGTATTTGGGATAGCTAAGATTGGTGCAGTGGTCAATCTTCTCTTCATATCCTCAAAACAGACCTCGCACTCGTCTGTCCAAGAAAAAGGTTGGTCCTTCTTGGTGAGTTGAGTCaatggactcaccatcttggagaacCCTTCCACAAAGCGCCTGTAATACCCTGCCAGGCCCAAGAAGCTTCTCACCTCAGTCACAGTTTCCCACTTCAACATCGTTTCAATCTTTGCTGGGTCCACCGAGATTCCTTGAGCTGAGATTACATGGCCCAAGAACTGCACCTCATCGAGCCAAAACTCACACTTTGATAACTTCCCATAAAGCTTATGCTCCCTGAGTACCTCTAATACCATTCGCAGATGATCTGCGTGTTCTTCTTTATTCTCAGAATATATCAGTATGTTGTCtataaatacaacaacaaaCTGATCTAGATACGGCCGAAATATcctattcatgtagtccatgaatatAGCTGGCGCATTCGTCACCCCAAACGGCatcaccacatactcatagtggccgTAGCGAGACCTGAATGCGGTCTTCTACACATCCTCAggtttgactaagatctgatggtATCCAGACCTTAAGTCAATCTTAGATAACACAGCTGCTCCCCTTAACTGGTCCAATAGATCATCAATCCTCGGTAgtgggtacttattcttgattgtTAATTTATTCAATTGCCGATAGTCAACACACAACCTGGAACtgccatccttctttttcaCAAGTAATACCGGCGCCCCCCATGGTGATGCACTCGGCCGAATAAAGTTCTTCTCAAGCAGATCCTCAATCTGCTTCTTCAACTCTGCCAACTCAGCTGGTGCCATCCGATATGGTGCCATAGATAATGGGCCAGCCTCAGGAATGAGATTAATGGTGAAATCAACATCCCTGCTTGGTGGCAACTCTAGGATTTCGTCAGAGAAGACATCTGCGTATTCATCTACCACAGGAATCAGACTAATCTTCTCTATAGTACTTTTCTTCTCCGTTTGAGCTACTATCATAAAACACGTAGCCCCCGCTTCAATCTCCTTCTCTACTTGGTTGGAGACACCACCCTGCATTGCCCACAATCAATCATCACATGGTTGCTGGCCAACCAATCCATACCCAGAAGCACGTCTAATGTAAGACTcgggaaaaaattaaataattaattaagtaattattgGATAAATGTGGGTAAAGAGAACCTTTAAGGTAATAAATGCGGggtgtatgacgtggaaaagtactagctcaagtggttgagagtacttggtttgtgtgagaggacttgggttcgagtcctatgtatgttatttttgtgtgttattaaatcaatattatttttgtgtatattaAAACGTGTTGtggatttttataattattgaattgtattggttagtatgaaatatgaattggttgcaTTGGTTAGGCATTGAGTTAGCATGTGCatgggtgtgggttcaaaccttggaagacccaaatgaaactctatttttgtcatttttggttttgatttgaaGTTAAAGGGTTAAGgaaaaaccctagcagaagtaTCAGTTAAGGGTAGCTGGAAAAGCAAGCCAATTAGTGAGCTTGAATGGTCATTACCCCCTGCTTAATGCTATTTTCGTTTTAGAGTATTAGGCCACCATTAAAACACCCCTAAAAAGCCTAAttgtgagagaagagaaaggtTTCTGCAGAGAATATTGTGAGGTTACAAAGACAGTACGAAATTAAGGTTGAAAGGTGAGGTTTGGGTGTTGGAAAGGGGCTGAATTGAGAGAAGACAAGGGAGACCAATTGGAGTTCAAGGAAAGAAGTAGAAGAATACCTGGGGAAGGCtttaatccaggttaggggagctcttACTTGTCTGTTTAATGCTAATTGTGTGTTTTTCGTGTTGTATTGATTGATGTAATGTATGATCTAGGTTGGGATGGATTTTGGCgaaattctggaaaatttccagaaaccgcctggcggcattgAAGGCCCGTCAGGCGGCTCATGCTCCCAACGTTCTTTTTTTGGGTTCTGCCATGCACTGCCTGGCGGCTAAGGGTAGTCCGCCAGGCAACACATACTAGGTTGCCCAATTTCTTCTGATTTTTCTTATTCTCGTGGTGTGCGGGGCTTGGGAAGAATACTGGGATTCGAATGTGGTTGGTATGATGGATTATCAactgtaaaaaaatttgtaattggtGGATTAATACGTTAATTTTAATGGAATTGGAATTTAGGGTTCATGAGGATTTATAATGGGAAAACAGGGAAGATCGCCGTAGTGAGTTGTGTTGATGGGGGAATAGAAGTTAACGTAATTAAGATATGAAATTTGGTTGTTGTGTGGAAGTGAAATCATGTTAGACTcaatgaaaaatgaatttgggTTAGTCGTGAACACTGTGAATGCTGGAAAATGGGACTGGGTGTGAAACTGGTATGAACCGCATGATGGCTCTTGGgtgcccgccaggcgacgcatcagAGGTGAGGATGTTCTGGTGACGTTGCTGAAAAATGCGTTATCGAGGGTTACGGGGGAAAATTCTGGGGGATTTGGGGCAATAGTCAGTAAATTTCTTTCTTTGGAATTGAGTGAATATACCAACATGTGGGGGCTAAGGATTAAGTTGCGGAATGACTTAAGGGTAAATGAAATCTGAGAAGATCAATATACGATAGACCTTGTATTGGGATAAGTGGTGAGCATACTAATTAAACCAGAGGGCTTGTTCTTATATTGATTTATGCAATATATTGAAATGTGATGATTAAGACTTGGGTTTAGATAATTGTACATATATCATTTTGGTTTGATGCATGTATTGTAATGCTATGAATGTATGTGTGCTAAAACATTGTGTAAATGGGAGTCTATTAAGACCTGTAAAAAGGACCAAAAACCAGTAGCCttgcgctactggtatagcGTCTGGCGGTGCGGGGTGTACTGCCTGGTGGTAGAGTGAAAAccagtggcagtggccactgttAGCGCTAGGCGCCTAGCGGAAGGGTGGTCTCTGCCAGGCGGTGATGGAGAATTACGGGTCCTGTCTGGGccgtatcgcctggcggtaggggtgtgaccgccaggcggttttcgGTCAGTATCCGCTTAGCGGTGTCTAGGCGGTACCAAGCGGTTTGCATGGCTGTATAATTGTCTTCTTTTGCTTGATTagtggacttgaaggactaagttcgCTTCTTTTGTGCTTGGGCTTGATGggctaagtccaataggggtctgggatgtgcttgagcGGTtgaacgcatgatgggcatggaactagttgagttcccgtcggctactattgggcgaggagtccatagtatggtgattgcgtgcgtgccagggtccaagttgagTGAGCTTGGATGTGTTACaacaggcgaggagtctgtagggttggactatgagcaggattggctcgtagggttggaccacaaAATGGATAGTATCGTGGAAGCATAGTGAAAATCCCAGGACCTAGTTTCATGCATGTGACTCAGGAAGGAATCTGAGATCAAGGGTGGATAATTTGTAATTAACATTTACTAGTAAATTTTTATTGGGATgggtatcatatttaatttgtttaatatgcatagctcaccctatctgtgtgtgtgtggcgatgatcaaaTGATTTATTATCCAGGAGCAGATGTTTTGACAAgtgagccaggagacgcttGAGATTGGAGAGCGGGATCATGTTATGGGCTTTTGAAGATTTGAATTTTTGATGTACTTATGTTTTGGAACATTAGCCATTTTTGGCTTTTATAAGTTGTAATGTTTTTGAACTGTTAAACGGTACAATGATTTGACTTTACAACTTTaattttcccacgttttgggaacatgcatatataaatgaggaataatttttatattatcatatttaatttcatttaattaattgtttatgatattttcaaagtaatattccttagggatgttacatttaacCCCTCCATTGGTAAACAGatgagattcaccttgaacTTGCGGCCTGCCACCTCTATAGGGCATCCCACACAAATAGACGTGGTGGATACCTCTCTAGATGCTGGTGTCGCAACAATTAACTCGCACGCCAGCTCTCGCATCACTAGACCgagcctcctcacacattcattGGATACAAATGAATGGGTAGCTCTTGAGTCATACAACACAACAACTTCATGGTCAAATAACAAACAAGTAGTCTGCACTAGGTTACCTGACTGGGCGGCCTCGGTAGTCATCAAGGCAAAAACACGACCAGGGGCTCTAGGTCGATCCCCTACTGGTTTCTTCGCTGGTCCACCTCCAGCTGGTTTCTTATTCGGGCAGTGTCGTGCAAAATGACCCGTCTGATCACAAACGTAGCACTTGCCAgtgctaccaccaccaccaccactgaAACTACCTGAGGGTTTTGGACAATCCCTCCGATAATGCTCCCCACCACAGTTGTAGCACTATAGTTTCTTAGCCGAGCTCTGTGGCCTATCATACGGCTTCTTCTGCTGCCGTGAATCAGAGGTAGTCTTCTGTGGTCGAGCCCCTTTGCTGGGCCCTATCTCCAGCTGCTCTACAGCCTTGGCCTGCTCCACCAAAACTGGGAACTCCCTGATCCGGAGAGGTACAATAAAGCGGCGTAGCTCGTGTTTCAGCCCGCCCTCATATTTTCGGCATCTCCACTCCTTGGTAACAGTAGGTGTGTAGAACCTGGCCAAATATTCAAACCTTTTTGTGTATGCCTGCACAGTCAGGTTCCCCTACTGGAACGTGAGGAATTTCGCCTCTCTCTCATGCCTGGCATTAgctggaaaatatttttccagaaaTCTCTCCCTGAAGGAAGTCCAGGTAACCTCCTCACCCCGAGTCTACATGAGCTACTGCATGCCCGCCCACCAGTATTCTGCATCAGCTATCAATAGGAAAGATATGAATGAGAGCTTCTGGGCGTTTGTGCAATCAATCACCCGACAGATTTTCTCGCACTCTTTAAGCCAAGCACCAGCTTCATCTGGAGAAGATTTGCCCGCAAATTTTGAGGGCTTATGCCTCATAAAATCCTCCATCGACACCGGACGTGTGGGTGCTACCACGGCTCGAGGTTGCGCTGCAATGGGCTGCATCGCATCTACCATCCGATGTATCGCCTGTGCGATCTCATCGCCCCAACATTATTCCTCCTCATCCTATTTGCCATAGCTTGATTACGCCACATATAACTGTTCACATCAAACAACTTGGTTAAGACTTCATACTAAAAGTCAGATAACAAACAATGATCAAAATGATCTCACAAGCACACACATggtaagctcactccccatagaccccaaaaatcattttgaaaacaaagctttgataccaaatgtaatATCCCGCttggatattacgaatttaataaaaataaaatagaagtaaTACGTCAGCATCATTTATTAAATCCTAATGTTAGAATAATACcacatttcccaaaacacgggaaatgtAAAACCTCATTAAATTACCAGTAAGTCCATAAATACAAAATTGTGAATTTAGTCAAATAGGCCATGAGCCTTTACATCATATGTTAAAAATAGAGTGACCAAAAACATGAACATAAAAATCCCCATAATCAGCCCCTCTCCgtagctaagcctcaccagctccacctgcatcatcacctgctcacgtgtaccacgTACACAATCATCGCAAACATAAATCTCATAAACCCCAAATCTCACCCCTTATAACACGAATTCATAGTACAAAACATATCAGAATCACAAGCATACAATAGTTTAAACAAAAAttcgggttcagctcccctaaccttaAAAATCCTTTGCTTAAAACTTGATTTTGGGAACTTTTCCCGGAACACCAATGCCCTCTCTTAGCTTCTCTCCCAAATGGCTCTCGATCGCTTCAGACCTCACTATTCACTCTGGTGTCAAAAACGAAATTTGGTTTAAGTGTGAGATTCACCAATGCCCTCTCTTAGCTTCTCTCCCAAATGGCTCTCGATCGCTTCAGACCTCACTATTCACTCTGGTGTCAAAAACGAAATTTGGTTTAAGTGTGAGATTCTCCTTCTGCTAGGGTTGTCTCTacccctttcatattcaagccaCACTAactttttagcaaaaagaaagttaaatttgaatccaccaaggttcgaacccacacCATGCCAAAGTTAAATCAACTCTAAACCATCAGACCAAcccatgtttcttgctaacacaTACAATTCAAGCAATATCTCATACTGAGTGTGgcccaacatattattaaaacattaataacaaaatacacataattgacatacataggacttgaacctaagtcctctcacacaatcaaagtactctcaaccacttgagctagtacttttccatgtcacatATAACAGAAACtaatgtcataaatgcacaactcacccgcatttattaattatttatttatttaattaattaatttccgcGAATCTTACAGCTGACACAGCTCACCAGAAATGATTAGCCTTTCTCTTGGACAATTGAGTGTGAAACTTGTTTTCAAGATATGAAGAGGAGGTTGACCACTACACCAATGTTTGTTATTCTTGACACAACCAAGACgtttgaggtgtactgtgatgcctcGTATCAAAGGTTGGGTTGTGTGCTGATACAAGATAAACGACCAGTGGCCTATGCGTCGAGACAGTTGAAAGTGCACGAGAAAAATTATTCGACGCATGAGTTGGAGCTAGCTGCAGTAGTATTTGCCCTCAAGACGTGGAGGCATTATTTGTATGGTTCACAGTTCCAGGTGTTCAACGatcataaaagtttgaaatacttatttgatcagaaggagcggAATATGAGACAACGGATGTGGATGGAATATTTGAAAGATTACGACTGTAAGCTTTTATATCACCCTGGCAAAGCCAATGTCGTTGCAAACGCTCTAAGTAGGAAGAGAGTCCACATATCTGCTATGATGATGAATGAGCTGGACGATCTAGAAATTGTGAGATATGGATCTGGGGCTAAATATGGGTGCAGGACATATTCGGTGTAGTATGTTAAGAATCACCAATGAGTTCCTGGACGAGATTCGGGTGGAACAGGGAATTGATCAGGAGCTGCAGCACATCATAGGTTGGTTGGGCACTAAGAAGGGAAAAGACTATAGGATGGGTAAAGATGGCATCCTACGTTTCAGGGAGAGGGTTTGTGTACCTAGGAACCCGATATTGAGGAAGATGCTATTGGAGGAAggacataagagtcgtcttagcatacatccaggtatgactaagatgtataaagacTTGAAGGTGACCTTCTGGTAGACAGGTATGAAGACAAATAGCGGATTATGTGGCATCGTGTCTAGTATGTCAGAAGGCGAAGATTGAGCACTAGAGGTCAGGTGGTACGTTGGAGCCTCTAGATGGTTAGCATTTTTTATCacacatactttattttcaaaggaaACCTTCTAACCTTTCTCTAACAATTGAGcaacacttaacaaattttggGTAATCTCAGGAACATATAagacatcaaaaattaatttgatacctgaatgagttttaattgaaattgttaTGTACCTTTTACAACAAGTTGTTCTCCATTCCCAATTCTTACcttgaaaatatttgatttattgagtTCCTTAAAAAGTTCTCTATCACGAGTCATGTGGTTTGTGCAACCACTATCTATAATCCACTCTTTTGTAGATTCGTTAGTTGTAACACATGATGTTGTAAGAAGTAGATCCTCCTCCGATTTATCCTCATCTAATTTATTCTCCACAATCTGAACATCTTCTTGAGAATCTTTAGATTTGCATACCTTTTCCACATGTCCCAATTGACCGCATTTGTGACATTTGACATCTGGCCTCCACCTACACCAATTGGGTTGATGACCTTTTCTCTTGCAATGGGGACAAGATGtgtgttgttgtatttgctcATTCTATTTTTCTTGACTATGAGAGCATTCTCTTcagtgtaatttaaattaccttCAACCGCCTCATAATCTTCTCTCATCAATCTTCGTTGTTCTTGTGCTTGCAAGACATGTATCACCTCTTTAAAGGTAATTGTAGACAaatcttttgtgttttttaaGGAAGCAATAGATACCTCATATCTTTCTGGCACCGTCACCAAAATTTTCTCAATGAGTCTGGAATATGAAAACTCCTTTtccaacaattttatcttattggcaatacccaacaatttgtttgagtaTTCTTTAATCGTCTCCGactctttcattctttgcatctcgaactcccttatcaagttcaaaactttcatgcctcGAATCTTCTCATTCCCTTCATATTCTGCTTTCAAGTATTCCCAAATTTCTTTGGGAGACTTTAGAGTCATGATCCTGGTCATAATCATTTATGAAACACCTGCAAACAAGCATGATTTTGCCTTTGCCTTTCTCGTTTTCTTATCTTTATGCGCTTTCATTTGAGCCACAGTGGGATTTTCAGACAAGGGAACATCATCTTCCTCCTTAGCAATTAAATATCAACACTACTAATGATGTTTTGTGGCACTCAAACACATGGGTAAACATCACAGTGTTGTCT carries:
- the LOC114188063 gene encoding uncharacterized protein LOC114188063; translation: MPFGVTNAPAIFMDYMNRIFRPYLDQFVVVFIDNILIYSENKEEHADHLRMVLEVLREHKLYGKLSKCEFWLDEVQFLGHVISAQGISVDPAKIETMLKWETVTEVRSFLGLAGYYRRFVEGFSKMVSPLTQLTKKDQPFSWTDECEVCFEDMKRRLTTAPILAIPNTAKMFEVYYDASY